Part of the Portunus trituberculatus isolate SZX2019 chromosome 46, ASM1759143v1, whole genome shotgun sequence genome, AATTCTAAACCACTTTCTTACCTCCTCCCAACGAGGTCCTATGCAATCCCAAgcgtctcctcttccactgcgCACTCTCGGCCTGGCGGTGATCAGTAGCAACTGGTGAGTAGCGACTCAACAGCAGGGCTGCCTGCACAGTTCTAGGAAGTCTCGAGTCATGACGTGAGCTTCCGCAAGCGAGATGCCACAAGTCAGCAGGAAAGAAATGCCTTGACAGGGATCACAAGTCGACcgccaccttttttttttttttttcctccacatatCAGTGAATATTTTTGCTTAGGTAGAGATATCACCAATGTTAGATATCATATTCCTCTTTGTAGATAGGAGCAACAATTAAagatattattattctctctctactAAAAGTAGTATACTAATATACAATTAATAGAGATATATGTACCTGAGCGCGTTTCATACACTAAAACTTATCTTTAAATTTGTCAATAGCCCTAAAAAGTTACagagcgaatgaatgaatgaataaataaataaataaataataaataaatacatgaaaaatctATGAACATCAGTCATACACGGCCTTGATCGACACTCATGAGGCACGTATTGTACCTGTTTGTTGTTTAGGTTTATTGTAGTATATGCAAATATACATTtatattacaaaaaatattGCAGTATATAGTACAAAGCGGGCATCGGCCTACCAGGGAAGGaactcttttccctctccctgagAGTCAGGGGAGCCATGGTCTTGGCACCTCCATCAGCAGGCTAAACACATGTAGTGGTCCAGGTACAGTACAAATAGGAATACAtagaagcgcacacacacagctcGTATACACCGCACACACAGATCTTTACTGGATCACAGGTGATGTTAAACTGATCGTACCCattaacggaggaggaggaggaggaagagacgctcGAGTTCTAGGGCGAAGCTGGGAATagcttaggagagagagagagagagagagagacctgagggAGGGCAAGGGAAAAACGGGAgcgtgatgaaaataatatatatatatatatatatatatatatatatatatatatatatatatatatatatatatatatatatacacacacacacacacacacgcgcacgcaaagatgtattgagacgtggaacagtttaaatgaagtagtgtctgcaacgtgtgcatacttttaaagtaagattggataagtgtagatatggagacggggccacacgagcataaagcccaggccctgtaaaactacaactaggtaaatacaactaagtaaatacacacacacacacacacacacgttagctcagtggttagagcgctgacttcgattccccggccgggtggagatatttgggtgtgtctcctttcacgtgtagcccctgttcacctagcagtgagtaggtacgggatgtaaatcgaggagttgtgaccttgttgtcccggtgtgtggtgtgtgcctggtctcaggcgtatccgaagatcggaaataatgagctctgagctcgttccgtagggtaacgtctggctgtctcgtcagagactgcagcagatcaaacagtgaaacacacacacacacacacacacacaccagcgttaagaaaagaagtaaaaacatagaaatgaaataaaggtaaagaaagattaaaTTACTGGATATTTACCACCGTAATGACCGACGATCCCTAAAGTGTAGAAGGCCCGTGGCGATGCAACCTCGCGTCCCATGGCAAAAGGTCGAGGTGCGGCGGAGCCCAAAAGGATGCACATCAGAGGGGCACGGTCCAATGCTGTGGCCTGCTATACATCTGTGAAGGAGCTCCTCGTGAGGGGGCACCAGCACCAGGCCGAAGACCAGTGAGCCCAGCAGACTCCAGCAATGAGCGAGGCGACAAAACAGAGCACAAATGACTAGCGACACGACAACGTACAACACAAATGACGAGTGAGGCGACATACAACACAAGCGATGATtcaaagaatgacaaaaaggaagagaatgaagaaagaacagCAAGAAAAGATGCAGAGAATGAATCTCCCGcctaaaaagaagagaggaataaagagaataaaaaaagaacagcaaaagaagggccgccgtggtacagtggaaccatgcgtgctttgggatcctaggggtctccaagcacacgggttcgaatcctgtccacggtccgagtgtaggttgggcttactcactcggggcaactgtttcctagcgggtgggctttgagatagggggtacccaaaaagtatcccctttagcccataaattcccgtgaaaagcccacatgaaaaaaaaaaaaaaaaaaaggatgcagAGAATGAATCCCTgccccccctaaaaaaaaaaaaaaaaagagagagagagagaggattaaagagaataaagaaagaacagcAAGAGAAGGATGCAGAGAATAAATCTCCCACCCaaatagaagagaggaataaagagaataaagaaaaaacagcaagaGAAGGATGCAGAGAACGAATCtcccccccacaaaaaaaagaaaaggaatgaagagaatgaagaaagaatagcaagggaagaagtgaaggaggcaaagaatatgaagaacagCAAGAGAAGAATGCAGAGTAAAATAGACGACCGATGCGACAAACTACAAACAATGTGCCAAAATACAACACAAGCGACAAGCGAGGCGACAAAATACAACACGAGTGATGAACGATGCGAAGAGATACAACACAAGCGATGAACGAGGCGAAGAAATATAACGCAAGTGATGAACGAGGGGAAGAAATACAACACAAGCTATGAATGATGAACAATGCGGAGATACAACACAAGCGATGAACGAGGCGAAGAAATATAACGCAAGTGATGAACGAGGGGAAGAAATACAACACAAGCTATGAATGAGGCGAAGAAATACAACACAAGCGATGAACGAGgcaaaaaaatacaacacaagAGATAAACGAGGCGAGACAATTATGCATCATGGATTACGTTTTCGTATTACTCTAATAAAACTGTCAGTATTCAGTTTATTCCCGTGTTGtcaattattttcatgtaattCTATGGGTCTTTTGCAGAAGAAATACTATCCAAATAACGTTCTTTTAtattcgtttctttttattctgtcgCCTCTTTATAGTTTGAGTCATAGTCCTCAGGTCTATTTCTTCACCAATTTCCTGCTGTCTCGCTAAGGGGACTGTCTGCTGGACACAGAGAAGTATAGTACATATCTAATcaatagaaaggaggaagagaataaagagaaggaacattGGGACGAGAAGGATGCtgagaaagaatgggaagagaaggatgcagagaatgaagaataggaagataagGATGCAGAGACACTTACAATGGggacgccgtggtacagtggaaccatgcgtgctttgggatcctagaggtctccaagcacacaggtttgaatcctgtccacggtctgagtgtaggttgggcttcctcactcggggcaacggtttcctagcgggtgggctttaagataggaggtaccctaaaaaatatcccctttagcccataaattcccgtgaaaagcccatatggtataaaaaaaaaaaaaagctgcaaaaACATTTGGTACTGATAACAGCTAAGAACAATATCTCCAGGGGCGTGCGCAGTCCTCCCTCCCACATTTTCCTCCTAGCAGCAGGTGATGGGAGAATCAAATGACGACAAGCACccgacaatctctctctctctctctctctctctctctctctctcgggtgatTTAGCGTTTATTCTAACCAGTAGTAATTAAgattttctcgtctttcttgtattattctATTAAATAGTCCAGTTCATGGTTTTCGTTTTCTAAGATATATTTGATGTATTTAATCtgactttctcttatttatttactttttttccatactATTATATACTTGCCCCCACTTCTCCTCTCAATGTGCATTCTTGTACGTGCGTATCTTGGTGCTGCCAATAGACTCTATTTTCaacagtcttcttcttcttccttttctttttctttcaacattTCTGCTCTCATTCACATTTTGTACATGTTCGCGAAGTATCTTAACAAACGCAatcacaataatgacaataataataataataataataataataataataataataataataataataataataataatagatttggaggaggaggaggagaataagaataagaataagaataagaataagaagaagaagatgaaaaagaagaagaagaagaagaaaaagaagagaagagaagaaaagaaaagaaaagagaagagaagaaaagaaaagagaagaagcgtACCACTTAACAGTAGGTGTACTGCAAAGAATAATaaacagagaggaagttgtggtgcaggttaaagtttggaggacagcgacggtgctgccaccTGTTAGAAGCGaatactttcatagaaaacgttttcaggaaTAACTTAAGGTTTCTCTCACGTTTCCTCCCCACCgtctatttttccctgcattctctcatgGTTATGAATTtataagacaaataaaacatgtatatatatatatatatatatatatatatatatatatatatatatatatatatatatatatatatatatatatatatatatattttctgccTGCCTCTGCCacggccacaccatactcctcacttGCACCACCTACGTCTGTCTCCTGATCCCTTCTGtgcttggtgtaggactacccctgaggccatggaacatttcctatttcaatgcccacgcttccactcgcaacatactgcattacactcccggctctccgccctggccatcataacactggacatgcccacccaccctcctggcggtctcaggcgtccacccctatTGACAACCTCACCCAGCTACCATGCTTGTGAatcccacacaggactaccccagggttcataaggatccatagaccttcgtggcctcttttggatccttatgagccctggggtagtcttgtgtggtgggtatcacaggcgtggtagctggccggtctcccctcaagaaggcacaagtaaggcgaaggacagcaggttgccaggaggggtggacgcctgaggccgccagaagggtgggtAGATCAAGTGTTGTGATGGCGAGGGCGGAGAGCCAGAAGTGTAGTGCAttatgttgagagtggaagcgtgggcattgaaacAGGAAATGTTCTATGgcatcaggggtagtcctacaccaagggcagaaggggtcacaagacagacataggcggtgcaagtgagcactgagcatggtgtggcccaggcagaggcgggtgatggctgatgtgccttgcgctccttcccgtgactgactgattgtttgaatcttgtaacggcgctcatcaaGGAATATACTTTAGTATTTTCATGgcaatcagatgaatacaaatatcaaaacaattacgaaatgagaaaaaatcttTAGGAGCAGATATCTCAAAAGTAGGTTTTTTACACTTCAAAAAATTTCTCTGAATCAGAATAAATTCTGATCACCTTGTGTTTGGTATCGTTTTAAAGAACAACTCAAAGcagttttttgtggatattagaTTTTTGATAATGTCAATTGAAAACGAGATCGACACAGAGACGATGACTTGTTTTCAGAGACGTTTGATTTTTCCttcaaagacaaaacaaaaattagaaaaactAATTCCCACAAAAGCTGCGTATATGTAAACAGTTTCTGTGGTATTTTTTCAAAGCAACttaactgaaaaataaagtttgagaaaaaaaaaaaaaaaaaagacatactgTTTGACTCTACCCAACCATTCACCCAAATTTTATTAAATGGACAAAATAGCCTATTTTTACCCTctcaaacaaaacattaaagtTTCAAAGCAATTGGGCTTACCATAAGCGCAGTATGAAAAGAGTTAAGTTCGATCAAAAACTCCCCTTAATGCTTACAACTGGGAAACTGAATATTTTGACATTGTTAAAAATCTCTAGTCTCTGTATTCATGGTCCTTATTCTTTCAACACTTCCAACTAAGTGACATGTAATGCCAAGCCTTAACTCCTCTGAACATCATAATAAAAATCcttgtatttactttttcctctaatGCTGGCAGATTTCCTTTAAATAACTGTGTAAAATGTAACACTAGTTTAGCTACAACttgtatttacttttgttttgttgaAATAATTGGTGTATAAGGTGACTAAtaatcttaacacacacacacacacacacacacacacacacacacacacacacacacacacacacacacacacacattcaaatgTCTTCAGCTGTTTTCATTAATGAAAAGTTTTGTGTACTATATATGACTCAAGTGGAAAGATAAACACTTAATTTGCAGTATCTGTATTTcattcaaaacaaacaaaataaaaaagacattcTCCAGTAATAGTAGACTCACATCTAATTGATGTTGAAGTGTTCATCATTTACATCACTGCTTGGCTTTATGTCCCATCCATGCTTTAACACCACAGGcagaggcaggcaggtgagcaccacacacacgtttcaTTGAAAAAGCAGTATGTACTCAACATTGCTGCATGTGAGTCCACATACCAATGCTTTGCCCCTTTGCAATACACAGTAAACTGTTTGAAGGGGAATTTCTAGGCTTGAATCAGGTCACTGAGAGtccgaagaggaagaagatgatgaatcGGTGCTCATCACTTCCAcatcttcctgttctttcttctccaccacaACAGATGTGTGATTTCCCACATGTACTTGCAAGTCCCCAGATGGCTGCCATGAGAAAGTGCCACCAAGTCCTGATGAGGTAGGCTCTGAGACAAGCAAGGCAGACTGGGATTACCAAGTTTATGAGACTGATTTTGATTGTGAACATTAAATCTAGAAAGAGACATGTGACCAATTTTTATTTTGAACATTAATACTAGAAAGATACATAGGACACTTTTTATTTTGAACATTATTAAAACTGGTAAGAGATGAAGCCCTGAGGTTCATTAATTATCAGAATACTGAAAATCCTTGATTCTACTTCCTCGAACAGATGTATAAAGTTTGATTCATTTCACTGTACGCTTCACACTCCTAAAAGTTCCTGTTGAACTTAACTGATACAGGATTAAGAAAAATTGTCTAATACACTAAGGTCAACTAAACAGTAAATCTtgtagccaagagagagagagagagagagagagagagagagagagagagagagagagagagagagagagagagagagagagagagagagagagagagagagtgtgtgagagagagagtgtgtgtgtgtgtgtgtgtgtgtgtgtgtgtgtgtgtgtgtgtgtgtgtgtgtgtgtgtgtgtgtgtgtgtgtgtgtgtgtgtgtgtgtgtgtgctgtgcctGCCACACTTACCAGCATGCTAAGTGTGGTAGGCAGGCTTAATTTGTAAGAACTGTATTTCAGGCTTACCAGCATGGTGCCCTCTAGCCAAGGAGTCAGCaagatgggtgtgtgtgtgcagtgcatGTCCATTCTGACCCAGAAATCCAGCTCGCATTTCGAGATCTGCCCAGTAACAAGTACAAAAATCAATATTTGTTACAAGAATCATCGACTCAATCAATCACTTAGAATTTAGAACTTTCCAGATTTGTTTAGCCTACGACAAGTAATAACTTGGAACCAACCAATAGGATAAGGCCGTCTAGGATCTCCCTGTTGCCAGGTGTCTGGTGCTGATAcagagtgagtggaggagatgCGGTGAGCATACTTGATCAGCTCCTCACTGTTGACAGGTCGTTTGTTGGCTCGGAGGATGCTCTGCATTTTGTGCCGTGCTTGATATAGCGCCATGGACTGATCACAGGAAATGGTAATACATGTATTAAGACTACTTGAGTGATGCATTATGTCACAAGTAGCAGCACAAATATAAGTAAATGTTACATTACAAATGATCACCAGTGACAAAATAATAGTGAATCAATTATGCAAATGTTCTATATATGGTATTACGTACTATGCCAGGCAATCCTGACAAAGTACCTGTTacagcccgcccgtaacatactccactaccatcacctcctctgcttgttacctcgttcaccaccttccacgtcaccgtctcgtgaaccttccacgtcaccgtttcatgaagccccgctactgtcccgaagttggattcacgcggccccattcaaCTCAactggaagtgttaagccagctcttggctttctggaagtcagttgaggtccaggcctcaaccagtgaacacaatgcCTCTTgcgtctaccgtgggatcaaccatcacccagcacttcaccactgtgacacgtcataagtatcacttcccctcgtcctgtgttttccacattgcctccatataggattaggattattgttaggtattaagttgggttctttattgttgtatttattactgtgttatatgtatatgtgtatgtcattttcctgtttcatgttatatatctgtgtttcatgtctcatgttatatctatgtgtgtcagtttcattatgggttattaaaatagctttttaaagtgccgcctttgcatttcctcaccagttgaacctgcagtgtttttttttttattgttattgttcaccggctccccgatgccaatcttaccagtttaaccggtgaacataACACACCACATAAAGACACCATTTACATTCTCAGGGCCATTGACCCCTAATGGAAACAAATAGTCTTGTATACCACTGTACTGCACCATAGGAACTTCAGCATAACACAGCTGgccatatacatacatagcAAGTTCCAACAGCATACACTGATTTATCCCTACTCCTTCATAATGAGAATGTTCTCTACACATCCACCCATCACCCTCTGCTTCAATcctgagactgcagcagatgtaGGATATATCTATAACTATAGAGTTCCCCCACATCCAAACTAGGTTCATACACGAATGAGTCCAGCTATGTGCACCCACATCCCCTTCCAACAATCAAAAAGACAGTTCTTTTCATGCACTCACCACTGTTGCTCTCTGCCTCTATTGCATATAATTGCTCTTCCTGGAGtcattcctctttcattcaGTACTCACTTCACACAGTTCATCCACTTCAGGCATGGTATTCCTCATTACCTTTCAATATGCACTTTTGAAAACATTATTCTCTTTACTAGTTAACTGTCCTCTATTCTTTCCATATGCCCAAACCATCTAAACACAATCAGATCTACCAATCCAGCCATCTCCCTCTAAACACTAGTCCTTCTTACCTCCacatttattctattcttccaTATTACTACAAACTCCTCAAACACTAATTTCTATGTTACAGCTCTATACAGCACAGTGGGCATCACTGTTCTATCACTTAACCCTCTCCTTACAATTCATAAACAGTGTCCTATGCTTAAAAGGTTTCTCAGTCCACCAAATacatttcctgtttctttccccttccacttAACTTCTTTCTCAACTCTCCCATCCATTGCATAGTTCCAGATACCGTTCGCCAATGTTGCcaaatgcgaaaaaaaaaaaaaaaaaaattcagttgGCGTCTAGTAACATCCATACGGTGAAAAAAATGGAGCCTAGCTTTTAAAAAGATCTGTGTGGCAAATGATTGATATAATCCTCCTCAGATCGATCTGCAGTGAACAGCAAGGACCCTGCATCGCCCGTTTTCCCATGTTGTTTCTCTCCGATAATCCCTTCAACGTCACACGACCTCATAATTTATACACCGTGGAAATCCTGGCCATGATGTAATGGAAGCGAGCTATGCAGACAATACGTCCAATATCACGAGCATGGCAGCGAAGCGTGCCCAGATGACGCTGTTCGATTTCTTTCCCACTGGATGGTCTAATAATGATGAAACAATATCAGAATCCagtgaaatgaataaagaacagCCGCCACTGTCAAGTTCAGAGTCAGACTCCGAGAGGAGCACAGTTCAAGATGATTCCCAGTCAGAGGAAGCAGCGCCCATTCAGCCTGACAACGGCAACGCCCAGGCCCCAGCCTTGTctaccaagaagagaaaacgcCACGAGAAAAAGCCAAATGACTGTGGTGATGCATGATCATTCAAAGATTTCTGGAAGCATAGAAGACCTTGATTGAAATTTTCATTGTAAACTACTTAATCCTCTACTCAAACAGACCAATATTTACCAATTACCAAACACTCCACAGGCTCAACTATGCATTGAAAAGTGGGAATGCAATATTCTTCCCACTTACAATGCAGGATTGCACGTCCAGTGACTGTGTTGGGTGACACCCTTTTGTACTGACAAAAAAGCAATTCCAAAGACCAATGTGAGTCAATAGATATTTATGGTCAATGTGGTCTGGATACATGCCAGTGTGGCAAATTGGCTCCTGGAAAATGCAGTTGGCTACAATTTGGTTGGCTACATATTTTCAGAAATGGCTCCTTTAAAATGCCATTTGCTACACTTTTGGCTCCTGTAATTCTGGGCCTAGCTGGAACCCTGCACTGTAACTGCTGATTCAAAATACTTGAAACAATCCAGCTCTTCCAGATGTTTTCTGTTTAATCTTACATACATCTTTTCATCATCCATCTCTCTTGAGAATTCAATTACTTTACTTTTAGCAACATTCACTTTCAGCTCCCTCCTCTTACACAAATTTGCCCAACCTCcttgacagaaaagaaaacaaagtatgtaaaaaatggtcattatttctatttaaaaaatatacaaatgaaaaaaaaagataatgcacAGTGAATATATACAGTTTTAAAGAAGCTACCTCATCCTATGTTTAAAAATGCAAACACCTACCAGCATATGGTGAGCATCATAAAGTTGCTTCTCCAGTTGTAGAATCATCTGGTCATGACGATCCACTTCAGCCTGTACCATGTCCATGATGCTGGCTATTCTTGCCTGATCATTGGCCAGCTGAAACACACTATCTCATTACTGGCTATATCACACTTTGCACACACtctatacaaaaatatataaaaatatcaatTAAGATAATACATAACATTAGTACGTATACCTAGGCTGTCTCCTCTCAAAAGGGGGTTAGTCAAGACAAAGCACACAACCTTCaccttcacactcacacacaccactctctcattcccttgGCCACCAATAGAGACGAGAAAGTACTCCTCTCATTTTATGGAAATTAGCAGTTATCGATTACATGATTATCGGTTATTACTGATAAGGTTAACATTATCAATTTCTCTGTTATCATGATAAACCATAATGTTATTGTGCCCAGCTATACCTACCACCACATCAATTATCTCAATACCAACTCAAACATCTAAGGTTGCCAtgacacacacaatcacacaaatCAATCTAagatttctccttcctcatctcatGCTTTTCACCTTCTGACCCATAGGCACTCACAACAAACCACATCTCTAATCCTAACCTAaataatatttccttcctttccaccacaCACTTCTGCATTCTCTGGCTTAGCAGTAAggcaactcctctctctctcttttatatatatatatatatatatatatatatatatatatatatatatatatatatatatatatatatatatatatatatatatatatatatatatatatatacacacacacacacacacacacacacacacacacacacacacaatgcagggaggaaaaattaaattatactagggcaaattataaccatataagggagttctttaatgaaattgacgtggtataccaggaaagagatatgcaattgaaatacgataaatttatgtatttgtataactctgctgtgaaaaagtttgtgccatattacaggaaggggactttaaataataaacagtggtttaatagaaattgtgaagaagcaaaaaagaacaaagaaaaggcatggaagaaacttaagaaaagcagtgatgtattatcaaggaaggctacaaaacagcaaggaatagatatgttgaagtaaggagaacagcacagaaggaatatgaacagagggtggtggaaaactgtgatagtgacccaaaatgttttacaaattcataaatggaaaactaaataaaagggaggcaatagaaaaggtaaaaatgggaagaagtatatgaagatgctggagatagctgaaattttgaacgacaacttttgcaaagtgtttacaaaggaggagcattttatgggaggaaggcctacggaaataaagcaaatgcaggacatcatggttactaaggaagatgtaaggaaaattataagcaatctggatattaataaatcaatggggcctgatggcatatctgggaggttgctaaaagaatgtaaggatcaattgttgaaccccatatttgatattgtggaaacctccatacgaacaggattagtcccgaaagagtggaaaagagctgacattgtgcctatatataagaatggtagtagaatggaaccgctaaattatagaccagtatcgttgactagtatattgtgcaaggtatgtgaagaagtaattaaagctaagtggagtgagtatctagaaagtgaaaacattctgagtgaaaggcagtttggtttcagaaaaggaagatcgtgtgtatccaatttattatgtttttattcaagagtgactgacatactacaacatagagagggatgggtggatgctatctacctggacttgagaaaggcctttgataaagtaccacacaatagactgatgtggaaactaaagatgactggaggagtaaatgataaactagcaaaatggatggaaaattacttaatgggaagagaaatgagaacagtggtgagaggaaggaagtccgagtggaagaaggtaaccagtggagttccacaagggtcagtgctgggtcccatcatgtttttgatttatgttaatgatatgccagtaggaattgacagttatatgaacatgtttgcggacgatactaaaattatgaggagagtaaagaatgtggaagattgtaacaagttacaggaagatcttgataaaatatatgagtggagtaaagagtggcagatggaatttaatatagacaagacccatgttatgaaaatgggaagaagtagatacagaccaaactgggattacaggctgggtgatgagaaaattaaagagaccaatgaggagaaagacttaggagtaaccgtgcaaaacactttgtcaccggagaaacacattaacaagattttttggaaaacatacaacatgcttcaaaatattggccttgcattccactacctagatgaaggaatgatgaagaagatattatgtaccttaataagaccccagttagaatatgcagcatgtgtctggtcaccgcatatgaagaaaaatgtgaagaaggtagaaagggtacaaaggctggcaacaaggatggtaccaggactcagggagttagactatgaggaaagactgaggaagctggggctgaccacattagaagagagaagaacaagaggagacatgataactatgtataaattggtgaacaagattgacatactggatagagagttgataaaggtgaccacaagttattatctccgaggacat contains:
- the LOC123520178 gene encoding mediator of RNA polymerase II transcription subunit 4-like isoform X1 gives rise to the protein MASISTKEKLLSLIDDTELISKQVLQHTAEVYFSGRELLENSIAPKQQRLSSADLAQLIELLIMKDGELKETIKLANDQARIASIMDMVQAEVDRHDQMILQLEKQLYDAHHMLSMALYQARHKMQSILRANKRPVNSEELIKYAHRISSTHSVSAPDTWQQGDPRRPYPIDLEMRAGFLGQNGHALHTHTHLADSLARGHHAEPTSSGLGGTFSWQPSGDLQVHVGNHTSVVVEKKEQEDVEVMSTDSSSSSSSDSQ
- the LOC123520178 gene encoding mediator of RNA polymerase II transcription subunit 4-like isoform X2 codes for the protein MASISTKEKLLSLIDDTELISKELLENSIAPKQQRLSSADLAQLIELLIMKDGELKETIKLANDQARIASIMDMVQAEVDRHDQMILQLEKQLYDAHHMLSMALYQARHKMQSILRANKRPVNSEELIKYAHRISSTHSVSAPDTWQQGDPRRPYPIDLEMRAGFLGQNGHALHTHTHLADSLARGHHAEPTSSGLGGTFSWQPSGDLQVHVGNHTSVVVEKKEQEDVEVMSTDSSSSSSSDSQ